GTGCTGCGCCGCCCGTCGCCGTTCGGAAATGTCCCGGGCGATCTTCGAGGCGCCAATGATCTTGCCCTCACGGTTCCTGATCGGTGAGATCGTCAGCGAGATGTCGATCATTGAACCGTCCTTATGACGCCGAACGGTCTCGAAATGCTCAATCCGCTCGCCGGCGCGGATGCGTTGGAGGATCCCTGGTTCCTCATCAAGCCGGTCATCCGGGATCAGCATCGTCACGGGTTGTCCAACCGCCTCGGACGCAGGGTAGCCGAACAGTCTTTCGGCAGCCTTGTTCCATGTCGTGATAATGCCTGTCAGGCTCTTGCTGATAATCGCATCCTCGGAAGATTCGACGATGGCGGCCAGGAAAGCTGCCGCATCATGACCGGGGCGCGCATTCCTTACGCTTTCCTCAAGCTCCAGGAAGCGTCCTTCAAAGTCTGGATGATGGGATTGGTCGTCGAGAGCTGGCATCCAGTCATTGCCTCATAGCCATGGTTTCGAGTTACGAAACAGAGAAACTTTAGCGTCTTATAACAATGATGGTAGCCCTGAGGCGATAACCAGTTGCAAAATTACGTGACGATCCTACGGTGCGCCTTCCACCAAGACAGGGCAGTCGCTTTGACACATACGCTTCCACGACTAACGACCGGAATTACGGGCCTGGACACCATCCTCGGAGGAGGACTGGTGGAAGGTGCTTCTTACATCGTTCAAGGCCATCCGGGCGCCGGCAAGACGATCTTTGCCAACCAGATGGCCTTCGCCAGCGTCACCAACGGCCGTAAAGTCCTTTACGTCACCCTTCTGGCCGAGACCCACGATCGCCTTTTCCAGGCGCTCGGCACGCTCGATTTTTTCGATCGCGCGTGCCTCGGGTCGAGTATTTCCTATGTCAGTGTCTTCCAGACCTTGCGCGAAGAGGGCTTGCCGGCTGTCGTCAAGCTCATCAGGCAGGAGATCAACCGCCAGGGCGCGACCCTTCTTGTTTTCGACGGGCTCCTGAACGCACGAGACCGAGCCGAGACCGACATTGACGTCAAGACATTCATTGCAGAGGTGCAAAGCCAGGCGGCCTTTGTCGGCTGTTCCGTCTTGTTTTTGACAAGCACCAGGGTCGCCGAAGACAGTCCAGAGCATACGATGGTCGACGGCGTCATCGACCTGCATAACGAGCTGGTCGGGGTCCGTTCGGTACGACGCCTGCAAATCCGCAAGTCGAGAGGCACTGCTGCGCTTGGTGGTCACCACCAATTCGAAATCACGTCGGCGGGCATCGTCGTCTATCCGCGGATCGAAGCGGTTCTGGCAACGAGCAGTGTCGTCGATGAAGGCTCTTCCGATCTCATCGCATCGGGAACGGAAGGGTTGGACGCTGTGATGGGCGGGGGACTACAGGATAGTTCGGTGACCCTTGTCTTTGGCCCCTCCGGCTGCGGCAAGACTTCGCTGGGCGTCAATTTTCTGGCACGGGCCAGCCAAAGCGAGCCGGCCCTGCATTTCGGGTTCTATGAAACGCCTGCGAGGTTGATGAGCAAGGCTCGCGCGCTCGGCGTCGATCTCGACGGTCCCGCAAGCTCGGGAGCGCTCAAAATCATCTGGAGCCCGATGACAGAAAACCTGCTCGACAAACTCGGCCATCGGCTCCTCGACGAGGTGCGTGTGCAAGGTACAAAGCGCCTGCTCATCGATGGATTGGGTGGCTTCGAGCGAGCTGCCGTTCACCCGCCCCGGCTCGTCGAATTTTTTGCCGCGCTTACAAACGAACTGCGTGCGCAGGGCGTTACGACAATTGCGACATGGGAACTGCGTGACCTTTTCGGGCCGACGGTGACGGCTCCAGGGTCCGAAATCTCCAGCCTACTGGATAATCTCGTGATGCTGCGCCATGTAGAGATCAGTTCGCGCTTCAAGCGCACCATTTCGGTGCTCAAGGTAAGGGACAGAGCCTACGAGCCGGCCATCCATGAGGTGGGGTTCGGCTCGAACGGGATGCTCATCCAGCGGCCGCTGGAGCCAGTTTCCGGCGCGGCGACGGGAGTGGCAGCCCCGGTCGAACGAGAGCATTAGAAGGGAAGCATAGACGGCATGCCACTCATCGTGATCGCAGAGGACGAATACCTCATCGCCGAAGTTCTGGTCATGATGCTGGAAGACGCCGGGTATGAGGTCGCGTCGGCTCCGCACGGCAAGGCCGCGCTGGCGCTTGTGCGGGAAAGGAGCCCTTCCCTTGTTGTGACGGACTTCATGATGCCACTGATGACGGGGCTCGAACTGGCGCAGACGATGAGATCGGACAAAGATCTCGCACGTATTCCTATCGTCCTTGTGAGCGGGGCTCAGGGTAGCATAGGTCGAGCTCATCCCGATGTCTTCGACGCCGTACTGGACAAACCGTACAACGAAAAAAAGCTGATTGAGACGGTCTCTCGCCTGATCCAATAGTTGTAGGGTTTGCGGGCGGTAAGAACCGCTCCTGATATTGGCCCTCCCTGAGCTCGTCAGGCTTCCGCGGTCGCAGCCAGCGATTGTCCATCCGGTGCAGGCGAAGGGACCCTGGATAGCTGGCCGAGGGCCCCGCAGCGGGCTTGACCATAAGCCTGCTTTTCCTACGCGCTTGCTGCAGTCGCCAGCGGTTTTTTAAAGTCAAAGACCACGTCTTTGGCGATTGATCTAAAACTGAACCTGCGTCCGGCTTGACCAGCTAATCGACCCGGCAATGACCCCGAGCCTTTGCAATCTTCTCCTGCAATTGCTCTTGTGAAAACGGCTTTGCAAGGCGCTCGACGGCTGGGCAGAGCCCTTCGGGTAGTTCGGCATAACCAGTGGCCAGAAGGAGCGCGATGTCGGGATACTTCTGCGAAACTGTCTCCACCAGTTCCGCCCCCGTCATATGCGGCATTGCATGATCCGTGATCAGGATATCTGGAAGCTGACCATTTTCGAGCAGCTTCAGGGCCTCTTCGGCCGACTGCGCCTGGAGTGCGAAATGACCGATATCCTCGAGCATCAGCACTGTGTTTACCAACACCAGTGCATCATCGTCCACGACCATGACCGTGAGTGGCTCGACGGCCTGAGAAGCGTCCACGCCTGGAGCCGGCTTTTTTATCTCCTCTACGGCAGCTTTCGAGGAAACAGGCATCCACAGTTCGGCGGTGGTGCCCTCGCCCTTGCGTGACTTCAGGATGAAGGCCCCACCCGATTGCGCCAGAAACCCGTGAACCATCGGCAGCCCCAGACCTGTACCCTTGCCGATGCCCTTCGTCGTGAAGAACGGGGTCATTGCCTGATCGAGTGTCCTGGCGTCCATCCCCTCGCCTTCGTCCGCCACCGTGAGACAGACGTATTCGCCGGCGGGCAAGCCACGGATCTCTCCTTCCTTGACGGCGCGGCGGCGAGCCTTGATCGTGATGGTACCGCCCTGCGGCATGGCATCGCGAGCATTGACGACGAGGTTGAGCAGCGCCGTCGCCAGATGGTTGGGATCCGACGTCACGAGTGGCAGGCTCAGCGGAAAGGTTGTAGCAACCTCGATCGAGCCGCCGATCGTCCTCTGAAGCAGATCGGCCATGCCCTTGACCAGGTCCTGGACGTCGACCGGCTCCAGCTTGAGCTCCTGCTTGCGCGAGAAGGCGAGAAGCCGCTGTGTCAGGGAGGCGCCGCGCTTGGCTCCCAATATCGCGTTGTCGATCAGCTGAACGACATCCTTGCCGTCCAGCGCGCGGCGGCGTGCAATCTCAAGGCTTCCGAGGATCGCCATGAGCAGGTTGTTGAAGTCATGGGCGATGCCGCCCGTCAATTGGCCGACTGCCTCCATCTTTTGTGCCTGGAAAAGTTCTTGCTGCGCCCGCTCAAGCGCCTCCTGCGCCTGTCGCTTCTCGGTGATGTCGCGGGTCACTTTCGCAAAACCGATCAGCCTGCCGTCGTCCCCGCGGATTGCGTCGATGATCACGTTGGCCCAGAACCGGCTGCCGTCCTTGCGAAGCCGCCAGCCCTCGCGCTCGAAACGGCCTTCGCGGACCGCAGTTTCCAGAGCCGTTCGAGGCAGGTCCGCCGCCTTGTCTTCGTCGGTGTAGAATTTCGAAAAATGCTGACCGATGATTTCATCGGGATCATAGCCTTTGATGCGTTGCGCCCCGACGTTCCAGCTCGATACCTTGCCTTGCGGGTCGAGCATATAGATGGCGTAGTCGGTGACACCCTGGACGAGAAGCCGGAACTGCTCCTGGCTGTGCCTGAGAACTTCTTCGGCGAGCTTGCGCTCCGACAGGTCGCGGGTGATCTTGGCAAAGCCGAGGAGTGGCCCTGCCGGGTCACGGATCGCGTCGATGATCACATGAGCCCAGAACCGTTCGCCATCCTTTCGCACTCGCCAGCCCTCGGCCTCGAACCGGCCTTCCCGGGCAGCGGTATCGAGTGCCTTCTGCGGCTTGCCGGCTTCACGGTCTTCCGGCGTGTAGAAACGGGAGAAATGCTCTCCTAAAATTTCCTGCTCGCTATAGCCTTTGAAGCGATAGGCGCCTGCGTTCCAACTGCTGACATGTCCCCCGGTATCGAGCATGTAAATCGCGTAGTCGGTGATGGCATCGACGAGCAACCTGTAACGCCCCTCCAGCATGCTGGATTGAAGCGCTCCTAGATCAGCGGGCATGATTTTCCTTCCGGGTCCTGGCACAGTCCCGATAGCCCAGGCCACCGAGACGATCGAGATATTAGGGTTCGCTTCCGTCAGCCCAAGTCTTTGTACGGTAAGTGACGAAGACCAGCGGCCCAATTCGTCTTCCTGTGATCATGCTGACACTACTGCTGACCTCGGGATCGCGAAGGCGATGTCGTACTCCTCGAGACTTCGGCAACCGCCGCATTCATATCGCTCGTTTCAATTTCTTTCCCTTGGTGGATGCTTGGACTTGAAGTGGAAGTCCAACAGGCAAGAGCAAGCGCCTCTTGTGACCTGTTCGGAACGACTTCGTGACTCTGACCGCTCACTCAAGAGCCAACTTCCCTCAGGCTTGACGAGACGGCCTGGAAACGCGTGCGAGTGCCTCCCGCAGATCCTCGACGCGGAACGGTTTCCTGAGCAAGGTCACCGTCGACTGGCCCGGAAGATCAGGCGCCTTATCCCGTCCTGTGGCAAAGACGATCGCGACCTGCGGCCATCGCTCGCGCACCCCAGCACCCAGCTCTTCGCCCGACATGCCCGGAAGGCCGAGATCCGTCAGCAGGATGTCCACGTTCTCCTTCTCCAGGACCGCCAGAGCCTCCGCGCCGGAGCCCGCTTCCAGAACCTCAAACTGCAGTTCCTCCAGCATATCGACGGTGTTCATGCGTATCAGAGGATCGTCCTCAACAGCGAGGACCCGCAGACGCGACGCCGCTTCGGGCGACGCGGACACAAGTTGGACCGGAGCGGGATTCACGCTCGCAGTTGAACGCTGCATTTTGTTATTCAGTACGTGACGCAGCTTTCTGGCGAGCGCATCGCGCGTGTAAGGCTTGGACAGCAGTTCCACGCCGGCGTCGAGCTTTCCACCGTGGACGATCGAGTTCTCGGTGTATCCGCTGGTAAAGAGTACGGCGAGGTGCGGCTGGCGCACCTTCGCCTGTCTTGCCACATCCGCGCTCTTTAGCGCGCCAGGCATCACCACGTCGGTAAAGAGAAGATCGATGTGGATGCCGCTTTCGATGATCGTCAGCGCTGCAGCGGCGTCTTTAGCCTTCAGGACGCGGTAACCGAGATCGACCAACATCTCGACGACGGTATCGCGAACCTGTTCGTCGTCTTCGGCGACGAGGATGGTCTCCGATCCGCCGGTCACCGGCCCGGTGTCAGACCCTGCGAGTTGATCCTCCTGCTGATGGACCCGCGGGAAATAGAGCTTGATCGTCGTTCCATGTCCGACTTCGCTATAGATCTTGATGTGGCCTGCGGACTGCTTGACGAACCCGTAGACCATGGACAGTCCGAGACCGGTTCCCCTTCCAACCGGCTTTGTGGAAAAGAACGGCTCGAATACCTGGTCGATAATTTCTGCCGGCATGCCGGAGCCGGTATCGGTAACGGCAAGCATCACGTACTGGCCAGCCTTAACGTCGCTCTGGAGACGTGCGTAGTTGTCGTCCAGGAACGCATTGCCGACCTCGATGGTTAACTTCCCCTGCCCTTCCATGGCATCGCGGGCATTGATCGCAAGATTGAGGATGGCGTTTTCGACCTGGGTCGGATCGACCGAAACATTCCAAAGCCCACCGCCACGAATGGTCTCGATTTCGATCCCCTCGCCCAGCGTGCGCCTCAACATGTCTTCGATGCCTGAGACAAAATGACCAATATTGACAACCCTAGGCTCGAGCGCCTGTTTTCGGCCGAAGGCCAGGAGCTGGCTGGCGAGCTTTGCGCCCCGCTCGACGCCTGCCAGAGCGTTTGCAATCCGCCGCCTTGCGTGCTCGTGACCGGCCAGGTCCTTTGACAAGAGCTGGAGATTGCCCGCGATCACCTGCAGGAGGTTGTTGAAATCATGGGCAACGCCGCCTGTGAGCTGACCGATCGCCTCCATCTTCTGAGCCTGGCGAAGAGCCTGCTCGGTTTCGGCGCGCCGCGCAATCTCCTCAGCCACCTGTTCCTCAAGATGCGCATTGAGGAGACTGAGCTTTTCTTCTGCCGCCCGTCGCTGATCAATCTCCGTCTGGGCTGTGCGGAACAGCCTGGCATTGTCAAAGGCAATCGCAGCCTGGCCAGCGATGCCGCCCATCAATGTTTCATGATGTGCGGTGAACTTGCCCGTATCCGGATGGCCGAAGAACAGTCCTCCAATCACCTCGCCGCTGCCAAGGGTAATTGGCACGGCAAGATAGCTCCTGACCGGCAAGTGTCCCTTCGGCATGCCATGGTAGGGCGCGCTTTGCCCGTACCGGGGATCGGCCGTGATGTCGTCCGATCGCACGATGCCCTGACCCATGAAGGTCGGCGCAAAGACCTTCGTGTTGCGCGGCATCGGGAACTTGGAGAACGCCTCGCGGGGCACGCCGGACAGCGTATAGAGCATGTAGCTCTCGCCGGTATTATCTACGACGTTATAGAAGAAGGCACCGAACTGGGCGCCTGTCAGCTCGACACCAGCATCCGTGACCGTCTGCACGAGGCGCTCGAGATCCAGCTCGCCGGCAAGGGCTTCACCGGTTCGGTTGAGGGCCTCGAGCCGCCTCGTCTGCTGTCTGAGCGCCTCCTGGGCGTTGCGCCGCTCGATGATGAGCGCAGCCGATCCCGCGACGAGATCAAGCAGATCGCGGTCCGATGACGGGGCTTCCAGCGCATGGGGGTAGTAGAGCGCGAAGGTGCCGAGGACGTCTCCATCGGTCGACAGGATCGGCGCCGACCAGCATGCGCGCAGACCATGCGACAAGGCGAGATCGCGATAGTCGGCCCATAAAGGATCGTTGGCGATATCGTTGACGTAAACGGCCTCTTTCCGATACGCCGCGGCGCCGCATGAACCGACATTCGGGCCGATCTCGATGCCATCGACAGCCTCGTTGAAATCTGCCGGTAGATGTGGCGCCGCGCAGTGGCAAAGCCGGCGTCGATCAGGATCCGTAAGCAGGATTGAGGCGATGACACCATGGGAAGAAAGCCCTTCCACCATGGTGACAAGGCTTTCCAGCAACCCCTGTAACGGGACGTCCTGCATTGCCGCTTCCAGCAGCCGTGCCTGCGCTGCCTGCAATCCCTCCGTCCGTTTCCGCTCGGTAATGTCGATGACGGATCCGACGAACCCTAGGAAAGATCCGTCCTCGCCAAAGCGGGGGGCGCCGGCGTCAAGCGCCCAGCGATATTCGCCATCGCCGCGCCGCAACCTGTATTCGAACCGGAAGGGCTCGCGACGCCGGTTCGCCTCCAGGAAAATCCGCTCGGCTTGCGCCACGTCATCGGGATGGGTCGCTCGTAGCCAGCCGAACCCAAGCCCATCTGCCTCCGTTTGACCGGTGAATTCGTACCATATGCGGTTCAAGTAAGTACATGCCGCCTCCTCGTCGGTCACCCACATCATGACGGGCGCATGATCGGCCATGTTTCGGAAGCGCGCCTCGCTTTCGCGAAGGGCTGCAGTGGTCTCCCGACGCAGTCTGGAAAGTTCGAGGTTCGACTGGACGGTTGCGACAAGTTCTCTGGCCGAAAACGGTTTGACGAGATAGTCGTCGGCCCCCGCATCGAGGCCCTCCACACGGGCTTCCTCACCTGCCCTTGCGGAGAAGGCGATGACCGGAAGATCACGAAGCACGGGGTCGTTCCTGATCTCCCTGATCAGGCCGAAGCCATCGAGCCGTGGCATCATGATGTCAGTCAGGACGAGATCCGGACGCTCCCGGCGTATGGCCCCCAGCGCGGCTAGTCCGTCCTCGACGGCATCGATCTGATATTGCGCCGATAGCAGGCGGCGCACATAGGAGCGCATGTCTGCGTTATCATCGGCCAGAACGATCCTGATCGAAGATTTTCCGGTGGCTGTTGCAGGTTCCGGTTCTGGTTCGTGGGCGGCGAGCCCAGAGCCGTTGCCCTCTTCCTCCGGAAGCCACCGCAGCGCCTCCTGCACGTAGGAGTCGGCACGCACCGCAGTCGGCGCGATCGGCCGCTCTTTGGGCGCGTCGGATGGCGTCAGACGTTGATCTCCGAGCGGAATGGTCACGATGAACTCGGTTCCCTTGCCGAGTTCGCTCTCGGCTCGAACGTCTCCGCCGTGAAATCGTGCCAGTTCCTGGACGAGAGCAAGCCCGATCCCCGATCCCTCGATCGACCGGCCATGAGCTCCCTCAACCCGGTGAAAACGCTCGAAAAGACGCGGAAGCTCCTCCTCGGGTATTCCGGTTCCCGTATCGCGCACGCGCAATATCGCATTGCCACCGGCTTCGGAAAGTTCGACGGCGACTTCGCCTGCAAAGGTGAACTTGAACGCATTTGAAAGGAGATTGAGAACGATCTTTTCCCACATCTCGCGATCGACACTTGCTGGCCGGGAGAGCGGCGCGCAGTCGACGCTGAAGGTCAGACCAGCCTTCTCGATCGCGGAGCGGAAGTTGCTTGCGAGCTCCCTTGTCAGAACGGCCAGATCAGTTGGCTCCAGATTTGCCTGGGTCCGGCCGGCTTCGATCCTTGAAAAATCCAGGAGGGTGTTTACGAGCTTCAGGAGACGCAGCCCGTTCCTGTGGATCACCTCGATCCGTTCGCGCTCGCGCGGGATCAGATTGTCGCGGTCGGCAAGCGCATCCTCGATCGGTCCGAGCATGAGTGTCAGCGGCGTGCGGAATTCATGACTGACATTCGAAAAGAAGGCCGTCTTGGCTCTGTCGATCTCAGCAAGAGCCTCGGCTTTGCGCCGTTCCTCCTCATAGGCACGAGCGTTGGCAAGGGCGGTACTCACATGCGCGGCGGCGCGCTCCAGGAATGAGACATATTCGGTATCGAGCTCGCGTCTCGGACTGATGCCGCAGATAAGAAACCCGAATGGAGCGTGGGCGCCGGCATTCACGCCGACCGGTATCATCAGAGCCCGCTCGACCGCTTCCGGCCAGGCGCGGCTTGCCGGCTTTTTCCGGAACAGGTCGTTGACGTTCTCGACGATAACGGGGACTTCGCTCGCAACCAGCGTGTCTATCGACCAGGGCGCGGCGCTATCGCCGGCGACAATAACCGACGGAGCGTAGGCTTCGACATCCAGGCCGGCCCTTGCAATCAGTTCAGCTTGCGAGCCGTCTGCCTTCAGCCGGTAAAACAGGCAGAAGGGCACGTCTTCCGGCCGTGTTCCCAGGACTTGCGCCGCAAGCGCCATAACGTCTTCTTCGGAACGAGCCGACGCAATACGCTCGGCAAGCTCGCGCAGGGTCTTTTCCCGGCGCTCCTCGATAACCCTGTAGGTGGTTTCGACAACGGCATTGAAGATACCTTCGACCGTCCCGTTTTCGCCGCGAATGGGACTGAAGGTAAAGTTAAAGTAACATTCCTCGGTGTAACCGTGACGGTTCATCGGCAGGAGCTGGTCTTCCTGCCACACGCCCTCGCCTGTCCGCTGGACCGCCTCGAAGAGCGGCCCGATCGCGTCCCATATTTCCGGCCACACCTCGCGACCCGGGCGTCCCATCGCCCACGGGTGTTTCTCGCCCGGAATGTCGCTCCAGGCATCGTTATAGAGGAGTGCAAGCTCTGGGCCCCAATAGATGGCGATCGGAAAATTAGTACCGAGACAGATGCTGATGGCTGATCTCAGGCTCTGGGGCCAGTCCTGGGGCAGGCCAAACGGCGTATGTTGCCAGTCGATCTGCCTCATCAGGGCGCCTGCAGCACCGCCACCGAAGAACATGTCGAAATCGAGACCCTGGTCTGAAGTGATATTGGTGTCATTGGCGTCAGTCACGGTCACCTCTAACGGCAGAACTTAATGCTTTCCTTACCAAGGCTGCGGAAAGACACAGCGCCCATAACTAGATGACCGTTCAAACGGGACAAGGGGATATGGCTAACCAAGACGTGCCCGTTGCAGTTCGGATACAGCGCAGTATTGAAGCTTGGCTACTCAACAAGATTCGTCGGCAGGACGCACCTGCGCAACTGCCTGATTACGCTTACCGTCCCCGCGTTCTCTCTTTGCTACATTGCCAGACAGTCCTTACCCCTGCCCAAGAGGCCCGATAAAGGCCGTTAACCATAGCAGGGAACCTCATTGCGAAGCTCAAGGCCGCAGTTGTCGCGCGGTTTAAGGCCGGTTTGAACCGAATCCTCGCAAGGGTATGATCGGTCTACTCCAAAGGGTTCTCGCATCCCCCGTCCCTTTTGTCGCCGGCGTCGCGTCCGGCGGCGTTCGAACGATAGAGCGCCATCAGCATCGCAGCGAGCGAGAACTCACCGCGCGCCGCCTTTCCGGTCAGGTCGCGCAGGTAACCGCCGGGCGAAGTGATATGGGCTGCCCGCTCCAGGATACAGGCCATGGCAACGGCTGCATTTTCCGGCCCCATGATCTCGCAGGCGCGCTGATAGGCCGACGGGCTGACCCCCAGCATGGAGCGCACGATGATGCCGGCCGCCATCATTTCTCGCCAGCTCCCGATGCTTCGCCCACCTCCTGGAGCGTAGTCGGAAATGGCCGGGCAGGCCTGCAGCACCAATTCAAGCGGGAAGACCTTCATCGGCTTGGCGGATGGCTTGATATTGGAACTTTGATTTCGCCCCTCCTCCTTCTCGCAGTCGGGTTCAAATTCATGGCTGGATTCGGTATCTGAATTCTGTAGGTGGCGGTCAAAACGGACAGCATTGCCATCCGGTTTTGCGGAATTTCCTTGTAGATCCAGCTGGTTGACGATTTCCTCACGCAGCATTTCCATGTTCTCAAGTAACGGCTCGAGATCGGCAAGGAGCGGTGTGCGCGGAATGCGGTCAAGAAGGGCGCGAAACCGGCTCTCGATCAGCGCCCAGTCCCCCTGAACCCCCTCCTGGACCGCCACTGAGATCAGCTTGCGGATGTCACGCCGGCAAAGCGACAGGTTCTCCCTGGCGATTTGCAACGTCCGCCGCTCGGTGGCGACCGACTGGGCGAGCTCAGCCAGTTCCTCGGCACGCGACAGAAGCGGCGCCAATGAGAAACCAAAGGCCTGTTCGAGCTTGCCTGTCCGGTTGCGTCTTGCGTAGCGCTTGCCGTTCGGACTGTCCTTGCGCACGATCAGACCGGCCTCGACAAGCGCTGCCAGATGACGGCGGAGTGTCGTGCCGGCGATCCCGTGGGCCCTGACGCTGAGCTGAAGATTGGAGGGAAAAACCACGAGCCCGCCCTCTTGCGTCAGTTCGTTAGATGGCAGGAAGGTCAACAATGCATCGAGCACGGTCAGGGCACGGTCGGGAATGCCGATCGTCGAACGCGCCTGGCAGACGTCGCGAAACACCTTCCATTTGTCTATCGATTTGCCCTCTTTGATCGAGGACGTCTCAAGCTGCCCTTTCACCAGGGCAAGCGTCATCGGCCGCCGCCCGAAAGGCGTCGTGATCCTGTGCGTCTGCATTTTCCTTCACCTTCTGTCAGGCAAAAGAAAACCGTCCACCAAAAACGGTGCCAAACTGTCTTGACTGTGATTCGAGGAAGTGCGATTCTCGGGCTGCTAGACTTCGAGAGAGGCTTCCACGACGGCGACGTTTAGGGGGCCTTTTTCTTTTGCGGTTCAGTCTCCTTTATTTTCCTCTTCCTCGGCCAGGAATTGCTCATAGAGCGCATCCAGTCGGCTGGAGAGGAATTCACCGAAACGGCCGGCATTCTTTGCCTTCATCGACATCGAAAATACCTTGCCGCTATTCTTGATTTCGGCCTGGACGGCCCGGTCGCGCGGTTGCCAGCTCGCCTTTCCGGCTGCCGTCTCGACCTTTCGGACCGGCCTCGCCGATCTGTTGAGTGCGCCATAAAGACGCGAGAATCGCTCATCCGAGGGCAGCTCTTCGAAACCGGCAGAGTTCACGACCTCTGAAACCCTTGCACCATTCGACGCTTTGCCGACGAGCAGCGACAGCTCGATCCAGCGCTCGCGTCCGACGCCTGGTGCTGCACCAAGTTTCCGGATCGTCGCTGCCGGAATGCGTTCGGTCACCGACATCATCTTTGAGATCGAAGCCGCGTTGGCGGCGAGCGCCGCCGCGATCACGTCGCGGTCGTAGCCGAGGTCTTCCAGGCGCCGTGCAAACAGAGCCCGCTCGATGAAGGTGAGATTGGCGCGAGCGGAGTTTTCCTGTCCCTGCGCGATCACGTGGGTGCGGTCGTCGATCTGCTTGACGACCGCCTTGATCTTCAACCCGAGATCACGGGTAGCTCTGAGACGCCGATGGCCGAAAACGACCTGATAACGACCGTCGACAGACGGGTGAGGACGAACGAGAATGGGGCTGTCCTGTCCGCGGGCGCGGATCGCTTCCTTGAGCTCCTCGAATTCCGTTTCGTCGCCGAGGATACGGTCCTGAACGAAGGAGGCATCGACCTGATCAGGATCGAGCTCGACGATGACCTGGCCTTCCAGATACTTGTTGGCCTGTTGCGCCAGATCGTCGAGCGAGCGGACCATGGACTTGCCGGCGCCTCGCATCGGATAGGACGGGCTCGTCGCCGGATCGCTCGGAAGGTCGGCCAATCCCGTCAGTAGGCCTTTTCGTGCCATCTCACGGCCTCCAATTGATGGTTAGAGAACTGAATTTCCGATGGAAAAGTCGATTTTTGTCGGCTGACAACTTCAACGCCCCCATGATTGGTGGATCAGAGCGGCGATTTCGCCATTGACCGCATCGAGCGAGTCGAGCGCGCGGTCATAGGTTGCGCGGTTCATCGTAGCGCGGTCGACCTCGTAAAGCGTCTGCTTGGTGATGCCCGCATCGGAGACTGCCGTC
This genomic window from Sinorhizobium sp. B11 contains:
- a CDS encoding serine/threonine protein kinase, translated to MVEGASYIVQGHPGAGKTIFANQMAFASVTNGRKVLYVTLLAETHDRLFQALGTLDFFDRACLGSSISYVSVFQTLREEGLPAVVKLIRQEINRQGATLLVFDGLLNARDRAETDIDVKTFIAEVQSQAAFVGCSVLFLTSTRVAEDSPEHTMVDGVIDLHNELVGVRSVRRLQIRKSRGTAALGGHHQFEITSAGIVVYPRIEAVLATSSVVDEGSSDLIASGTEGLDAVMGGGLQDSSVTLVFGPSGCGKTSLGVNFLARASQSEPALHFGFYETPARLMSKARALGVDLDGPASSGALKIIWSPMTENLLDKLGHRLLDEVRVQGTKRLLIDGLGGFERAAVHPPRLVEFFAALTNELRAQGVTTIATWELRDLFGPTVTAPGSEISSLLDNLVMLRHVEISSRFKRTISVLKVRDRAYEPAIHEVGFGSNGMLIQRPLEPVSGAATGVAAPVEREH
- a CDS encoding response regulator, whose amino-acid sequence is MPLIVIAEDEYLIAEVLVMMLEDAGYEVASAPHGKAALALVRERSPSLVVTDFMMPLMTGLELAQTMRSDKDLARIPIVLVSGAQGSIGRAHPDVFDAVLDKPYNEKKLIETVSRLIQ
- a CDS encoding PAS domain S-box protein codes for the protein MPADLGALQSSMLEGRYRLLVDAITDYAIYMLDTGGHVSSWNAGAYRFKGYSEQEILGEHFSRFYTPEDREAGKPQKALDTAAREGRFEAEGWRVRKDGERFWAHVIIDAIRDPAGPLLGFAKITRDLSERKLAEEVLRHSQEQFRLLVQGVTDYAIYMLDPQGKVSSWNVGAQRIKGYDPDEIIGQHFSKFYTDEDKAADLPRTALETAVREGRFEREGWRLRKDGSRFWANVIIDAIRGDDGRLIGFAKVTRDITEKRQAQEALERAQQELFQAQKMEAVGQLTGGIAHDFNNLLMAILGSLEIARRRALDGKDVVQLIDNAILGAKRGASLTQRLLAFSRKQELKLEPVDVQDLVKGMADLLQRTIGGSIEVATTFPLSLPLVTSDPNHLATALLNLVVNARDAMPQGGTITIKARRRAVKEGEIRGLPAGEYVCLTVADEGEGMDARTLDQAMTPFFTTKGIGKGTGLGLPMVHGFLAQSGGAFILKSRKGEGTTAELWMPVSSKAAVEEIKKPAPGVDASQAVEPLTVMVVDDDALVLVNTVLMLEDIGHFALQAQSAEEALKLLENGQLPDILITDHAMPHMTGAELVETVSQKYPDIALLLATGYAELPEGLCPAVERLAKPFSQEQLQEKIAKARGHCRVD
- a CDS encoding replication initiation protein RepC, with product MQTHRITTPFGRRPMTLALVKGQLETSSIKEGKSIDKWKVFRDVCQARSTIGIPDRALTVLDALLTFLPSNELTQEGGLVVFPSNLQLSVRAHGIAGTTLRRHLAALVEAGLIVRKDSPNGKRYARRNRTGKLEQAFGFSLAPLLSRAEELAELAQSVATERRTLQIARENLSLCRRDIRKLISVAVQEGVQGDWALIESRFRALLDRIPRTPLLADLEPLLENMEMLREEIVNQLDLQGNSAKPDGNAVRFDRHLQNSDTESSHEFEPDCEKEEGRNQSSNIKPSAKPMKVFPLELVLQACPAISDYAPGGGRSIGSWREMMAAGIIVRSMLGVSPSAYQRACEIMGPENAAVAMACILERAAHITSPGGYLRDLTGKAARGEFSLAAMLMALYRSNAAGRDAGDKRDGGCENPLE
- the repB gene encoding plasmid partitioning protein RepB produces the protein MARKGLLTGLADLPSDPATSPSYPMRGAGKSMVRSLDDLAQQANKYLEGQVIVELDPDQVDASFVQDRILGDETEFEELKEAIRARGQDSPILVRPHPSVDGRYQVVFGHRRLRATRDLGLKIKAVVKQIDDRTHVIAQGQENSARANLTFIERALFARRLEDLGYDRDVIAAALAANAASISKMMSVTERIPAATIRKLGAAPGVGRERWIELSLLVGKASNGARVSEVVNSAGFEELPSDERFSRLYGALNRSARPVRKVETAAGKASWQPRDRAVQAEIKNSGKVFSMSMKAKNAGRFGEFLSSRLDALYEQFLAEEEENKGD